A stretch of the Coprobacillus cateniformis genome encodes the following:
- a CDS encoding AraC family transcriptional regulator has protein sequence MNYQKALEDAIIYIENHLEEDIRVEEVAHSVGYSYFHFNRQFQALIGESVGNYIKKRRLANAAHQLLYTHHKIIDIAIKNNFESAESFSRAFKLIYKVSPQKYRENRIQTLTSNKENLNSDLLEHLVHHVTVHPQIVILPEIKVVGIRRQTQLRTKEIKKLWEEFYSLEEKAPYSYQEHRKFGIYESSLSDVHFIVGEETIFNEVVGIEVDSFENMVSYFIKKVIPGGRYVVFTHHGCFKTLPQTINYIWGTWLLSTKEEIDSRETFEVLDERFLGYDHPDSELDLYIPLR, from the coding sequence ATGAACTATCAAAAGGCTTTAGAAGATGCTATTATCTACATTGAAAATCATTTAGAAGAAGATATCAGAGTTGAAGAAGTTGCTCATTCTGTTGGTTATTCATACTTTCATTTTAATAGACAATTTCAAGCATTGATTGGAGAGAGTGTTGGTAATTATATAAAAAAACGACGACTTGCCAATGCTGCTCACCAACTTTTATATACGCATCATAAAATTATTGATATTGCCATAAAAAATAATTTTGAATCAGCTGAGTCTTTTAGTCGTGCTTTTAAATTGATTTATAAAGTGAGTCCACAAAAATATCGAGAGAATCGAATACAAACATTAACTTCCAATAAAGAAAATTTAAATTCTGATTTGTTAGAACACTTAGTTCATCATGTTACTGTTCATCCTCAAATTGTCATATTGCCTGAAATTAAGGTTGTTGGAATCAGAAGACAGACTCAATTAAGAACCAAGGAGATTAAAAAACTTTGGGAAGAGTTTTATAGTCTTGAAGAAAAGGCTCCTTATTCTTATCAAGAGCATCGTAAATTTGGTATTTATGAATCATCTTTAAGTGATGTTCATTTTATTGTTGGAGAAGAGACGATATTTAATGAAGTGGTTGGTATAGAGGTTGATTCTTTTGAAAATATGGTATCATATTTTATCAAAAAAGTCATACCAGGAGGCCGTTATGTTGTTTTTACACATCATGGCTGTTTTAAGACATTACCACAAACAATAAATTATATTTGGGGAACATGGCTTCTTTCTACCAAAGAAGAAATAGATTCACGAGAAACATTTGAAGTTTTAGACGAAAGATTTCTAGGCTATGATCATCCTGATTCTGAGTTGGATTTATATATTCCTTTACGATAA
- a CDS encoding C45 family autoproteolytic acyltransferase/hydolase, which translates to MLTIQTRTIEVSGTHYEIGYQLGKMIETNLLLKSKYIVKPEMTLYQIQETNQLLDKWCPGLTDEINGFADALNVSLESLFFYNMTCYIPRCSHIALLPSMTAEKKPLLARNYEFSCELEDFCLMRTVAKGNYTHIGTSMLQFGRDDGFNDQGLAVTISSCGLPVANLPHMQKPQFQGLQYWVVVRALLDNCKNTKEALAYLKDMPIVFNMNIILLDKTGHGALVQTMDGQKAFREIDVYSSQQMIHATNHSILSEFVHLEKQVFTHSIGRYQYIQKELEQETTVTREKLKEMLLDKYPDGLCFHNYKESFGTTKSMIISPIDGTIELCWGGRHENGWNLYHLSQPFDNQTSEIEIHIDDVQKGLFDWQSL; encoded by the coding sequence ATGTTAACTATACAGACACGTACTATTGAGGTCAGTGGAACCCATTATGAAATTGGTTATCAATTAGGAAAGATGATTGAGACAAATTTATTATTAAAATCAAAATATATTGTAAAACCAGAAATGACTCTTTATCAGATTCAAGAAACCAATCAATTACTTGATAAATGGTGTCCAGGATTAACTGATGAAATCAATGGCTTTGCTGATGCTTTGAATGTATCATTAGAATCATTATTCTTCTATAATATGACTTGTTATATTCCTCGCTGTAGTCATATTGCATTGCTTCCAAGTATGACGGCTGAAAAGAAGCCATTACTTGCAAGAAATTATGAATTTTCTTGTGAACTTGAAGATTTTTGTCTGATGAGAACAGTGGCAAAAGGCAATTATACACATATTGGAACATCTATGTTACAATTTGGACGGGATGATGGTTTCAATGATCAGGGTTTAGCTGTCACAATCAGTTCATGTGGTCTTCCTGTTGCTAACTTACCTCATATGCAAAAACCACAATTTCAAGGTTTACAATATTGGGTTGTTGTGAGAGCACTGCTTGATAACTGTAAAAATACAAAAGAGGCATTAGCTTATTTAAAAGATATGCCAATTGTTTTTAATATGAATATCATTTTATTAGATAAGACAGGTCATGGGGCACTTGTCCAAACGATGGATGGTCAAAAAGCATTTCGAGAAATTGATGTTTATAGTTCTCAACAGATGATTCATGCAACAAATCATTCTATATTATCTGAATTCGTACATTTAGAAAAACAAGTTTTTACACATAGTATTGGTCGCTATCAGTATATACAAAAAGAGTTGGAGCAAGAAACAACAGTCACAAGAGAAAAACTCAAAGAAATGTTATTAGATAAATATCCTGATGGACTTTGTTTTCATAATTATAAAGAAAGTTTTGGTACAACCAAAAGTATGATTATTTCACCGATTGATGGGACAATCGAGTTATGCTGGGGTGGGAGACATGAGAATGGCTGGAATCTGTATCATTTATCTCAACCATTTGATAATCAAACATCAGAAATTGAAATTCATATTGATGATGTTCAAAAAGGATTGTTTGATTGGCAATCATTATAG